The Metabacillus schmidteae nucleotide sequence CTGGATCAAATACGAAAGGTGCATCTTTTCCTGCTCCGCTTTCAATTTTTGCATATGGTGCATTTTGATCTGTTACAACGTTACCATTTGCATCATAGTAAACATTTGCACGGTCATCGAGCCAGGTATGGTTATCGGCAATGCCCCAAAATGTCACATTACTAATTTTATTGCCCAATTTCTCATACAACTTGAACAAACGATCATAGCGAGCTGCTTGATCCATAAATTTAAATTCTGGAATAGCGGCATAAGTTGGATACGCTCTTGGGGGGTAGCCATACATACTAACATCAAGTTCTGTAATTTGGTTATCCAATCCCAGTTCGGCAAACATGTTAATTGACGTTTCAATATCTGCTTCAGAAGGCCATCCAATTTGGATGTGTCCCTGATGACCAACACCATCAATTGGAACACCCTGATCTAGTAAATCCTTAACTAGATTGTAAAGACTAGATCTCTTTGGTTCTACCTCTGTATTGTAATCATTGATATAAAGCTTAATGTCTTCTCCACCATATTTTCTCGCTGTTTCAAAAGCAACTTTAATATAGTCTGGTCCTGCAATTCTATACCAATTAGAATCGGTACGTAACCCACCTCCATCAGAGATGACTTCATTGACTACATCCCAAGATTTCACATCATCTTTATAGCGTTCAACAATTGTTTTAATATGAGTTTCTAAACGCTCTAATAATAGCTCTTTGTTTGCCGCACGCTTTACTGGATCTGTTTCATTTGGCATCCACTCACCCTGTTTATTACTGAAGAACCAATTTGGTACTTGGCTATGCCAAATAAGGGTATGGAAGCGAATGTCCATTTTATTTTCCTTTGCAAACTTGACAATTTTATCTGCTTCTTCAAAGTTAAATTGACCTTCTACTGGCTGAATATTCACAGGCTTCATGACATTCTCTGCCACAATACTATTAAAATGGCGTTTTAACATTTGAGAGTCTTTTTTATCTAATAATTGATAAGGCTCAACAGCTGCACCAATAGTGAAAAAATCTTTATATCTCTGATCCAATTTTGGTGCTGTTAATGCGCTAATAGTGGGTTTTTTTTCAATCTTCGTAGTGTCAGCTAAAGCATTCGATCCTGTTGGTAATAATAAGGCCAAAGCTAATCCAGTAATAATAGGTTTACGTAAAACTTTTAGCATGTTTTCAACTCCTTCATCATTTGAAAAGGCTTACAAAAAATTTGCAATCCACCCTCCTATTAATAGTTTGCTAGCAGATAAAGAATAAAAAGGCTTACTATAGTTTTCATTATTTATCTGCTAATTTTTATTACAGAGTTATTATATCAACCACTAGATTTTATCAATACCAAGAAACTAAATATCTTACTTTAATTTCTAAAGGAAATCGATTTCATATAGATATAAAATATCCACTATTCTCAAAGAGGAAGGAGATTTCCATCGTTTCATGATGTTACCCCTATTACAACAAAAATTGAATGAAGGCAAAAAAAGGACACGAGCCCGGTATTTAGCCTTGCTCGTGCCTAATTTTTCGAGTCCTACATATTGATGTGTAAATCCACATTTACTGACTGTATTGACAATCAACATGACATTTCCTTTATAGGCACCCAGACTAATTTCTTCTCCATTTGCTAGCTTTGTTTAAAATGAATATACTGACAAAGTTATCCTTCCCTTCATAAATTAAGTTCTAATTATTTTCATAAATTAGATCCTATTAGTTATTTATCTTATACAATAACTTTCCAACACAGATATCTTTGGTTATAATAATAATAGTAGTTTGCATAAACTAAAAAAGACTGTTCAGTGTTATTACACCAAACAGTCATACAATAGCTTGATTCCCATCAAGGGGATCAGCGATTTTGGAAGATAACTCACCTATCGCCGGCAAAGCTCAAGGGTGGGTTATTTTTTGTCTCTAAAATCTATGATAGACAGTACCAAACTTGCAAATGCAATCATCAGCATTAACGTTTGAAATATTGTCAACATAAGCATCACCCCCTTTCAATCCGGGGGAACGCCGACCACCCTTGAGTTTATCTAGCTATTGCAATTCTATTATAACACAAAACAGAACATACGTTCCTATTTCGAAAAATCCTCTTCTTGTTATTTCTTTTTCTATCCTAATTTATCCGTACTGTCGCCCTTGAAACGTAATTGTACCGTCAATCTTATCGCAAGTAGCAAGTTTTTACTATCTTAATACATATCTTCTGAATCCTTTACAACATTTTAAGATTTTGCAAGAACTCTCTTAACTTAAGGACTTCAGCTTAGAGTAAAGACCCAAATTCCAACTGAAAAATTCTCAAAAAGAAGCAAGAAAAACCCTCCAAAGGGAGGGTTCAGATTTATTAAAGTTCTTATAGTCATATTCAAATTTCCAATTATTAGCTTTAGAATATCCAATCCGAAAATCCTTTTTGTTTACAAGGTCCAAACTATATTTAGTCAGCTGTCAATGATGAGTAATCGTTCTACTCGCAGTGAATTTTATCAGCTCATGAACATAGTACTCTGTGTTAAGCATGACAGGAATCCCTTTGTCTGTATATTTTGTGATATCCAGTCGCAATAAAGGAGTGTTTTTTTCTAAATGTAGCATTTCTCCAATTTCATCATCAGCTACACTTGGGACAAGTTCCATTAAATCATTACTAAAGTAAAAATTATTATTTTCTTCAGCGAAGGAAAAGATGTCTTCTCCTACCTCTTGGTCAGTGAACGTTTTTTTGTTCATATAGATTCTTGGTATTCTGTTAATGCAGTAAACAGCCGGCTTATTGTCTGCACAAAACCGTTTTTTTACGATAAGTAATTCATCGCCGCGGTTTATGTTTAGAGCTTCTGCTTGTTCTTTAGTAGACTTTTCCCAGGAATACGTAATGTTATCAATCAACACTTCGTAGCCGCA carries:
- a CDS encoding GntR family transcriptional regulator — protein: MSLRNIPKVHKQTAVKQAIEYLKKYILESDNPDQKKLPSEAHLAAELGISRLTVREALTVLENEGFITRSQGSSSTITTFARKLTEKIDHAGELKKFIKDCGYEVLIDNITYSWEKSTKEQAEALNINRGDELLIVKKRFCADNKPAVYCINRIPRIYMNKKTFTDQEVGEDIFSFAEENNNFYFSNDLMELVPSVADDEIGEMLHLEKNTPLLRLDITKYTDKGIPVMLNTEYYVHELIKFTASRTITHH
- a CDS encoding putative holin-like toxin, whose translation is MLMLTIFQTLMLMIAFASLVLSIIDFRDKK
- a CDS encoding endo-1,4-beta-xylanase, whose product is MLKVLRKPIITGLALALLLPTGSNALADTTKIEKKPTISALTAPKLDQRYKDFFTIGAAVEPYQLLDKKDSQMLKRHFNSIVAENVMKPVNIQPVEGQFNFEEADKIVKFAKENKMDIRFHTLIWHSQVPNWFFSNKQGEWMPNETDPVKRAANKELLLERLETHIKTIVERYKDDVKSWDVVNEVISDGGGLRTDSNWYRIAGPDYIKVAFETARKYGGEDIKLYINDYNTEVEPKRSSLYNLVKDLLDQGVPIDGVGHQGHIQIGWPSEADIETSINMFAELGLDNQITELDVSMYGYPPRAYPTYAAIPEFKFMDQAARYDRLFKLYEKLGNKISNVTFWGIADNHTWLDDRANVYYDANGNVVTDQNAPYAKIESGAGKDAPFVFDPDYNVKPAYWAIIDHK